In Streptococcus oralis, a single window of DNA contains:
- the pbp1a gene encoding penicillin-binding protein PBP1A has translation MNKQTFLRIAKYVSISLLTVFIAAVMLGGGLFLYYVSKAPELSESKLVATTSSKIYDSNDELIADLGSERRVNAQANEIPTDLVNAIVSIEDHRFFNHRGIDTIRILGATLRNLRGGGGLQGASTLTQQLIKLTYFSTSTSDQTLSRKAQEAWLAVQLEQKATKQEILTYYINKVYMSNGNYGMQTAAQSYYGKDLKDLSIPQLALLAGMPQAPNQYDPYSHPEAAQERRNLVLSEMKGQGYISAEQYEKAINTPITDGLQSLKSANSYPPYMDNYLKEVIDQVEQETGYNLLTTGMEVYTNVDSKVQQRLWDVYNTDQYVTYPDDDMQVASTIVDVSNGNVIAQLGARHQASNVSFGTNQAVETNRDWGSSMKPITDYAPALEYGVYDSTASIVHDVPYNYPGTDTPLYNWDRSYFGNITIQYALQQSRNVTAVETLNKVGLDRAKTFLNGIGIDYPDMHYANAISSNTTESNKKYGASSEKMAAAYAAFANGGIYHKPMYINKIVFSDGSSKEYADPGTRAMKETTAYMMTEMMKTVLAYGTGRGAYLPWLPQAGKTGTSNYTDDEIENYIKNTGYVAPDEMFVGYTRKYSMAVWTGYSNRLTPIVGDGFYVAAKVYRSMMTYLSEDNNPGDWTMPEGLYRSGEFVFKNGARSAWTAPAPQQAPTPESSSSTSESSTSQSSSTTPSTNNSANNNTNNQQPNTTPGQQNQNQNQNPQPAQP, from the coding sequence ATGAACAAACAAACTTTTCTGCGAATAGCTAAGTATGTCAGCATCAGTCTCTTAACTGTATTTATCGCAGCTGTAATGCTTGGTGGAGGTCTCTTCCTCTACTATGTTAGCAAGGCTCCAGAACTTTCTGAAAGTAAACTAGTCGCTACAACGTCAAGTAAAATCTATGATAGCAATGACGAGCTTATCGCTGATCTTGGATCGGAACGTCGGGTCAATGCCCAAGCAAACGAAATACCGACCGATTTGGTCAACGCTATTGTTTCGATTGAGGACCATCGCTTCTTTAATCACCGAGGAATCGACACGATCCGTATCCTAGGTGCTACCCTCCGAAACCTTCGTGGTGGTGGAGGTCTGCAAGGAGCTTCAACCTTGACGCAGCAGTTGATCAAGTTAACCTATTTCTCTACGTCAACTTCTGATCAAACCCTTTCTCGTAAGGCCCAGGAAGCTTGGTTAGCCGTTCAGCTAGAACAAAAAGCGACTAAACAAGAGATCTTAACCTACTACATCAACAAGGTTTACATGTCAAACGGTAACTACGGAATGCAGACAGCTGCCCAAAGTTACTATGGCAAGGATCTCAAAGATCTAAGTATTCCTCAACTGGCTCTCCTTGCTGGTATGCCTCAGGCTCCAAACCAGTATGACCCTTACTCGCACCCAGAAGCCGCTCAAGAACGTCGTAATCTCGTCCTCTCTGAGATGAAGGGGCAAGGTTACATTTCAGCTGAGCAATATGAAAAAGCGATTAATACTCCGATTACAGATGGACTTCAAAGCCTAAAATCAGCTAACAGTTATCCTCCTTACATGGATAATTACCTCAAAGAGGTAATCGATCAAGTCGAACAAGAAACAGGCTACAATCTCTTAACGACGGGTATGGAAGTCTACACCAACGTTGATTCTAAGGTCCAACAACGACTCTGGGATGTTTATAACACCGACCAATATGTCACTTATCCTGATGATGACATGCAAGTAGCTTCGACTATTGTAGATGTATCTAATGGTAACGTTATTGCACAACTTGGTGCTCGTCATCAAGCAAGTAATGTTTCATTCGGTACCAACCAGGCCGTAGAAACCAATCGTGACTGGGGATCATCAATGAAACCCATCACTGATTATGCTCCCGCTTTAGAATATGGAGTCTATGACTCTACTGCTTCTATTGTACATGATGTTCCTTATAACTATCCTGGCACTGATACTCCACTCTACAACTGGGATAGAAGTTATTTTGGAAATATTACCATCCAATATGCGCTCCAACAATCACGGAACGTTACAGCTGTAGAAACCTTGAACAAAGTCGGTTTGGATAGAGCCAAGACCTTCCTAAATGGAATCGGCATTGACTATCCAGATATGCACTATGCCAACGCGATTTCAAGTAATACGACTGAGTCAAACAAAAAGTATGGAGCAAGTAGTGAGAAAATGGCTGCTGCTTACGCTGCTTTTGCTAACGGTGGTATCTACCATAAACCAATGTATATCAACAAAATCGTCTTTAGCGATGGTAGCTCAAAAGAATACGCTGATCCTGGTACTCGTGCCATGAAAGAGACGACCGCCTATATGATGACAGAAATGATGAAGACTGTCTTGGCATACGGAACTGGTCGTGGTGCTTATCTCCCTTGGCTACCTCAAGCTGGTAAGACTGGTACATCAAACTATACAGATGATGAAATTGAAAACTACATCAAAAATACTGGTTATGTAGCTCCAGACGAAATGTTTGTTGGTTATACTCGCAAATATTCAATGGCTGTGTGGACAGGTTACTCAAACCGCCTTACTCCTATCGTTGGTGATGGCTTCTATGTTGCAGCTAAGGTTTACCGTTCAATGATGACTTATCTGTCTGAGGATAACAACCCTGGCGACTGGACTATGCCAGAAGGCCTCTATCGAAGTGGTGAGTTCGTCTTTAAAAACGGTGCTCGTTCTGCATGGACTGCTCCTGCTCCGCAACAGGCCCCAACACCAGAAAGTTCGAGCTCGACATCAGAAAGTTCAACCTCACAGTCAAGCTCAACTACTCCAAGCACGAATAATAGTGCAAACAATAATACCAATAACCAGCAACCAAATACAACGCCTGGTCAACAAAACCAGAACCAAAATCAGAATCCTCAACCAGCACAACCATAA
- the recU gene encoding Holliday junction resolvase RecU, whose protein sequence is MVNYPHKISSQKRQAPLSQTKNFANRGMSFEKMINATNDYYLSHGLAVIHKKPTPIQIVRVDYPQRSRAKIVEAYFRQASTTDYSGVYDGYYIDFEAKETRQKHAIPMKNFHLHQIQHMEQVLAQQGICFVLLHFSSQQETYLLPAIDLIRFYHQDKGQKSMPLGYIRENGYRIEPGAFPQIPYLDIIKEHLLGGKTR, encoded by the coding sequence ATGGTCAACTATCCACATAAAATTTCATCTCAAAAGAGACAAGCACCCCTGTCACAAACTAAAAATTTCGCAAATCGGGGAATGTCTTTTGAAAAGATGATCAATGCTACGAACGACTACTATTTGTCGCATGGGTTAGCTGTTATTCACAAGAAACCGACTCCCATCCAAATCGTACGTGTCGACTATCCCCAACGAAGTCGAGCCAAGATCGTTGAAGCCTACTTTAGACAAGCTTCAACTACTGACTATTCAGGGGTTTATGATGGATACTACATCGACTTTGAAGCAAAGGAAACCAGGCAAAAACATGCGATTCCGATGAAGAATTTTCATCTCCATCAGATCCAGCATATGGAACAAGTCCTTGCCCAGCAAGGAATCTGCTTTGTACTCCTTCACTTTTCTTCTCAGCAAGAAACCTACTTATTACCGGCTATTGATCTCATCCGTTTCTATCATCAAGATAAGGGACAGAAGTCAATGCCACTTGGATATATTCGAGAAAATGGATATAGGATTGAGCCTGGTGCTTTTCCTCAAATTCCCTACCTCGACATTATCAAAGAACATTTACTAGGTGGTAAAACAAGATGA